The segment GCCGCCGAGCTGGGCGTCCTTGGTCTCGTGATAGGCCACGGCCAGCCACAGTGCGATGCCGCGGATGGCGATCTCGACGTTTTCCGAGCGCGCCCGCGTGTAGCCGATCTCGGTGCCCTGGCCCCATGGCAGGTAGCGTTCCTCCGGCGGAGTGCCGTAGAGGTGCGGGAAATCGCAGCGGGTGGCCTGGCCGATCTCGCGCAGGGCGAGCGTGCCCAGGCGCATGCGGTTGTGCCGCGACAGTCCCTGGATGGCCTGCTGGATGTCACGCAGCTGGCGATTGAGCTGGCGGGCGCGGTTCAGGGCGATGAGCTGGGTGAGCAGGCGCATGGGACTCTCGGGCACGGCGGCAGCGTGTTCATACGCTGTACACGAGAATACTCGGGCTCGCGTCAGTTTTGTACGGTCGTGGTCACAAACTGCCGCGCATGGTCACGAATATGTGCGCCAGCTGCCGTTTTGCGTCACCCGTGCCCGAGGCGCTGGCCCACCTTCACGGGCTGCTGGGAGGTGAGCGGGTCCCATTCGGCCGTGCCCGGGGGGAGCAGCAGGATCACCGTCGAGCCCATGTTGAAGCGCCCCATCTCGGCAAAGCGCTCGAGCCGGATGTCCTGTCCGGAGAAGGACTTGCGGCGGATATCCGAGGCATAGGGAGGGATCACCAGTCCGTCCCAGACGGTGGAGACGGAGGAGACCAGCACCGCTCCGACCATCACCACGGCGAACGGGCCGTGCTCGCCGTCGAAGTGGCAGACCAGTCGTTCGTTGCGGGCAAACAGGCGTGGGATCGCCTCCACCGCGAACGGCGCCACGCTGAAGATGCGGCCGGGGATGTGCACGGTCTCGCGCAGGGTGCCGGTCAGCGGCATGTGCACGCGGTGATAGTCGCGTGGGGACAGGTAGACGGTGACGAAGCGGCCGTTGCGGTACGGCTTGGCCGAGTCGTCGTCGCCCAGTAGTTCGGCGGCGGTGAACGACTGCCCCTTGGCCTGGAAGATGCGGCCGTCCTCGATCGCGCCGGCCTGGCTGATGCGGCCGTCGGCCGGGCACAGCACCGTGGCGGGGTCCGGGTCGGGCTGGCGCGCGCCGGGCTTCAGCACACGGGTGAAGAAGGCGTTGAAGTGCTCGTAGGCGCGCGGGTCCGGCTGCGCCGCCTCGGCCATGTCGACCTGGTAGTTGCGCACGATGGTGCCGATCAGCCAGTCCTTCCACGGGCGGAAAGTCCAGCGGGTGGCCCAGTAGACCACCCGCGACAAGGCGCGGTGCGGCAGGATGTACTGCAGGAATACCTTGAAAGTCATCCGGCCAGTATAGAGGCCGGGCACCTATAATGGCCGGCTCGCCCATGCTGCCCGGAATGCGCCATGACCGCCGAACTGTCCACCATCATCGACTTCATCCGCTACGGCGCCAGCCGCTTCTCGGCGGCCGGGCTGACCTTCGGTCACAGCCACGACAACCCGATCGACGAGGCCACCCATCTGGTGCTCGCCGCGCTGCACCTGCCGCCTGACCTGCCGCCGGCCTACGGTGCGGGCAAGCTGGTGGCCGAGGAGCGCGAGCGCGTGCTCGGCCTGATCGAGCGCCGCGTCAACGAGCGCGTGCCGGTGGCCTATCTGGTGGGCGAGGCCTGGTTCGCCGGGCTGAAGTTCAAGAGCGATCGCCGCGCGCTGGTGCCGCGCTCGCCGATCGCCGAGCTGATCGAGTCCGGGTTCGCGCCGTGGCTGGATCATCGCCACGTGGAGCGTGCGCTGGACGTGTGCACCGGTTCGGGCTGCATCGGCATTGCCATGGCCGAGTACAACCCCGACTGGCAGGTCGACATCGTCGACATAAGCCTGGAAGCGCTGTCGCTGGCGCGCGAGAACATCGTGTTCCAGCACGTG is part of the Dyella thiooxydans genome and harbors:
- the asd gene encoding archaetidylserine decarboxylase (Phosphatidylserine decarboxylase is synthesized as a single chain precursor. Generation of the pyruvoyl active site from a Ser is coupled to cleavage of a Gly-Ser bond between the larger (beta) and smaller (alpha chains). It is an integral membrane protein.), giving the protein MTFKVFLQYILPHRALSRVVYWATRWTFRPWKDWLIGTIVRNYQVDMAEAAQPDPRAYEHFNAFFTRVLKPGARQPDPDPATVLCPADGRISQAGAIEDGRIFQAKGQSFTAAELLGDDDSAKPYRNGRFVTVYLSPRDYHRVHMPLTGTLRETVHIPGRIFSVAPFAVEAIPRLFARNERLVCHFDGEHGPFAVVMVGAVLVSSVSTVWDGLVIPPYASDIRRKSFSGQDIRLERFAEMGRFNMGSTVILLLPPGTAEWDPLTSQQPVKVGQRLGHG
- the prmB gene encoding 50S ribosomal protein L3 N(5)-glutamine methyltransferase yields the protein MTAELSTIIDFIRYGASRFSAAGLTFGHSHDNPIDEATHLVLAALHLPPDLPPAYGAGKLVAEERERVLGLIERRVNERVPVAYLVGEAWFAGLKFKSDRRALVPRSPIAELIESGFAPWLDHRHVERALDVCTGSGCIGIAMAEYNPDWQVDIVDISLEALSLARENIVFQHVEGRVEAIQSDLFAGLAGRRYDLIVSNPPYVTEDEYAALPGEYSHEPKLGLTSGEDGLDLCLRMLDEAADYLTEDGLLIVEVGESERALAELLPQVPFVWIEFKVGAMGVFALERRDLIEHAEAIRAVAQARR